The following are encoded in a window of Paenibacillaceae bacterium GAS479 genomic DNA:
- a CDS encoding iron complex transport system ATP-binding protein, giving the protein MIDLQHVTWKRESLTLLDDVNWKVEPGQHWALLGLNGSGKTTLLNIICGYIWPTEGAVSVLGQRFGGVDLRELRKSIGWVSNSLQDKLYKTDSAQIVVISGKHATIGLYDKVTETDELRARELMDSLGCIHLWDREYGTCSQGEKQKLLIARALMASPRILILDEPCNGLDLFSRERLLASISELARRPDAPTLIYVTHHTEEIVPELGHALLLRRGQTFRSGPVSEVLTSNSLSEFFEAPVAVERHDGRVYVRAI; this is encoded by the coding sequence ATGATTGATTTGCAACATGTTACTTGGAAAAGAGAAAGTTTAACGCTGCTAGATGATGTGAACTGGAAAGTCGAACCCGGCCAGCACTGGGCGCTGCTCGGCTTGAATGGCTCCGGAAAAACGACGCTGCTGAACATTATTTGCGGCTACATATGGCCTACCGAAGGAGCTGTGTCCGTACTTGGACAGCGTTTCGGAGGTGTGGACCTGCGCGAGCTGCGCAAGTCAATCGGCTGGGTCAGCAATTCGCTGCAGGACAAGTTGTACAAAACCGACAGCGCTCAAATCGTCGTTATCAGCGGCAAACACGCGACGATCGGGCTATACGATAAAGTAACAGAGACGGACGAGCTACGCGCTCGCGAGTTGATGGACTCGCTCGGCTGCATCCATTTGTGGGATCGCGAGTACGGCACCTGCTCCCAAGGGGAGAAACAGAAGCTGCTCATCGCCCGTGCGCTCATGGCCTCTCCCCGCATCCTTATTCTGGATGAGCCATGCAATGGATTGGATCTGTTCTCGCGCGAGCGTCTGCTTGCAAGTATCAGCGAACTGGCCCGACGGCCGGATGCGCCTACTCTCATCTATGTCACCCACCATACCGAGGAAATTGTCCCGGAACTTGGACATGCACTGCTTTTGCGTCGGGGACAGACATTCCGCAGCGGCCCGGTTTCCGAGGTGTTGACCTCGAATTCGCTCAGTGAATTTTTCGAGGCTCCAGTAGCGGTGGAACGCCACGATGGCCGGGTCTATGTAAGAGCCATTTAG